A portion of the Micromonospora vinacea genome contains these proteins:
- a CDS encoding MDR family NADP-dependent oxidoreductase gives MTSNREIHLASRPQGWPTEDTFRLVETEVPTPGPGQIVVRNQYMSVDPYMRGRMNDVKSYVAPFALDAPLDGAAIGEVVASEAADIAVGTTVLHGLGWREYALLDATAARPVDPSVAPVSAYLSVLGMTGLTAYAGLLEVAAMKPGETVFVSAAAGAVGSLVGQIAKLKGAGRVVGSAGSPAKVERLRALGFDAAFDYHDGPVRESLRAA, from the coding sequence GTGACCAGCAACCGCGAGATCCACCTGGCCAGCCGCCCCCAGGGCTGGCCCACCGAGGACACCTTCCGGCTCGTCGAGACCGAGGTTCCGACGCCCGGACCGGGCCAGATCGTGGTCCGCAACCAGTACATGTCCGTCGACCCGTACATGCGGGGACGGATGAACGACGTCAAGTCGTACGTCGCGCCGTTCGCCCTCGACGCGCCGCTCGACGGTGCCGCGATCGGCGAGGTGGTGGCCAGCGAGGCGGCGGACATCGCCGTCGGGACCACAGTCCTGCACGGGCTGGGCTGGCGGGAGTACGCGCTGCTCGACGCCACCGCCGCCCGGCCGGTCGACCCGAGCGTCGCCCCGGTCAGCGCGTACCTCAGCGTGCTGGGCATGACCGGGCTGACCGCGTACGCCGGGCTGCTGGAGGTCGCCGCGATGAAGCCCGGCGAGACGGTGTTCGTCTCCGCCGCGGCGGGCGCGGTCGGCAGCCTGGTCGGCCAGATCGCCAAGCTCAAGGGCGCTGGCCGGGTGGTCGGCAGCGCTGGCTCCCCGGCCAAGGTCGAGCGGCTGCGGGCCCTGGGCTTCGACGCCGCCTTCGACTACCACGACGGGCCGGTCCGTGAGTCGTTGCGGGCGGCC
- a CDS encoding organic hydroperoxide resistance protein, producing MQAVYTASATATGDGRDGHVETSDGTLVLDLAVPKEMGGAGGAANPEQLFAAGYAACFHSALRLVGRRAKADVSGSVVAAEVGIGPNGSGGFGLTVQLVVDLPAVSRETAEQIVEQAHQVCPYSNATRGNVDVTLTVRETLAA from the coding sequence ATGCAGGCTGTCTACACCGCGTCCGCGACCGCCACCGGCGACGGCCGCGACGGTCACGTCGAGACCTCCGACGGCACCCTCGTGCTCGACCTTGCCGTGCCGAAGGAGATGGGTGGCGCCGGCGGTGCCGCCAACCCCGAGCAGCTCTTCGCCGCCGGCTACGCGGCCTGCTTCCACAGCGCGCTGCGGCTGGTGGGTCGCCGGGCCAAGGCCGACGTGAGCGGCTCCGTCGTCGCGGCCGAGGTGGGCATCGGCCCGAACGGCAGCGGCGGTTTCGGGCTCACCGTGCAGCTCGTCGTCGACCTCCCCGCCGTGTCCCGCGAGACCGCCGAGCAGATCGTCGAGCAGGCCCACCAGGTCTGCCCGTACTCGAACGCGACCCGCGGCAACGTCGACGTCACGCTGACCGTCCGCGAGACCCTGGCCGCGTGA